One window of the Natronomonas marina genome contains the following:
- a CDS encoding SMP-30/gluconolactonase/LRE family protein, translating to MVLKFAREHPLATVVLGGAGLVGAATLVDSRIDPTEWHPPEPPEMTGALAPNRELAGAETVVTCEGPEDVAFDDDGRLYTGTEDDDIVRTVEPVDATTTDVDLERFATVDGRPLGMTFDGEDLLVCATDAGLQSVGPDGEVTTLSARADGQSIAFADDLHVTDDGTVYFSDATVHDIFQDELFELRDTGRLLAYHPDSGETTVELDGLGFANGVCPHADGESLLVTETSRYRVTRYWFDGDRAGDAERFAENLPGYPDNVEVADDGTHWLAIPTPRDETLDGLHPRPWLKRQLGKLPTAAMEQINGDPYGLVLRLDESGEVIESLHDPDGGVFGVTSATPHGGALYLGSLFGQRVVRYDLD from the coding sequence ATGGTACTGAAGTTCGCCCGCGAGCACCCGCTGGCGACGGTCGTCCTGGGCGGGGCCGGACTCGTCGGCGCCGCGACCCTCGTCGACTCCCGCATCGACCCCACCGAGTGGCACCCGCCGGAGCCGCCCGAGATGACCGGCGCGTTGGCGCCGAACCGGGAACTCGCCGGCGCCGAGACCGTCGTCACCTGCGAGGGCCCCGAGGACGTCGCCTTCGACGACGACGGCCGGCTCTACACCGGCACCGAGGACGACGATATCGTCCGAACCGTCGAGCCGGTCGACGCCACCACGACGGACGTCGACCTCGAGCGGTTCGCAACCGTCGACGGCCGGCCGCTCGGAATGACGTTCGACGGCGAGGACCTGCTGGTGTGTGCGACCGACGCCGGCCTGCAGTCCGTCGGGCCCGACGGCGAGGTGACCACGCTCTCGGCCCGGGCCGACGGCCAGTCCATCGCCTTCGCCGACGACCTCCACGTCACCGACGACGGCACCGTCTACTTCAGCGACGCGACCGTCCACGACATCTTCCAGGACGAACTGTTCGAGTTGCGTGACACCGGCCGGCTCCTGGCGTACCACCCCGACAGCGGCGAGACGACCGTCGAACTCGACGGACTCGGCTTCGCCAACGGCGTCTGTCCGCACGCCGACGGCGAGTCGCTGCTGGTGACCGAGACCTCCCGCTACCGGGTGACCCGGTACTGGTTCGACGGCGACCGCGCCGGCGACGCCGAGCGGTTCGCCGAGAACCTCCCCGGCTACCCGGACAACGTCGAGGTCGCGGACGACGGCACCCACTGGCTGGCGATTCCGACGCCGCGCGACGAGACCCTGGACGGTCTCCATCCCCGACCGTGGCTGAAGCGCCAGCTCGGCAAGCTCCCGACGGCCGCGATGGAGCAGATAAACGGCGACCCCTACGGACTCGTGTTGCGCCTCGACGAGAGCGGCGAGGTGATCGAGAGCCTCCACGACCCCGACGGCGGTGTCTTCGGCGTCACGTCGGCGACGCCACACGGGGGGGCGCTGTACCTCGGGTCGCTGTTCGGCCAGCGCGTCGTGCGGTACGACCTGGACTGA
- the dinB gene encoding DNA polymerase IV, which produces MARLPGVETPDRVVCHVDVDCFYAACERLREPDLAGEPVVVGMGYEAGEAHGAVATASYEAREYGVESAMAISEALELLPRRATADDPEDTGVYRPVDMEYYESVSEAVQAVLDAAGETVRNVSIDEAYLDLGDLAWDDAAAFGRRLKADIEAAAGVVASVGIAPNMTTAKLASDAEKPDGLVVVPPGEVRAFLDPMDVADLHGVGPVTARELRAMGLETAGDVAAADESALVDAFGERGRDVHAQARGEDDREVEPTGRSKSLSSESAFVEATDDPEEKRERVRALAAEVADRATAKGALYKTIGIKVVEPPFDVNTRARSLSGPVDDPDLLEGVALDLLSEFEETTVRKLGVRVSKLSFADRRQASLDAWEGESDGDCEGSGIRRRYRRDSGGQVDLTEFE; this is translated from the coding sequence ATGGCGCGGCTTCCGGGCGTCGAGACGCCCGACCGAGTGGTCTGTCACGTCGACGTGGACTGCTTCTACGCCGCCTGCGAGCGGCTCCGGGAGCCCGACCTGGCGGGCGAGCCGGTGGTCGTCGGGATGGGCTACGAGGCCGGCGAGGCACACGGAGCCGTCGCCACCGCCAGCTACGAGGCCCGCGAGTACGGTGTCGAGTCCGCGATGGCCATCTCGGAGGCGCTGGAACTGCTGCCGCGGCGGGCGACCGCCGACGACCCCGAAGACACCGGCGTCTACCGCCCCGTCGACATGGAGTACTACGAGTCCGTCAGCGAGGCGGTGCAGGCCGTCCTCGACGCGGCCGGCGAGACCGTCCGGAACGTCTCCATCGACGAGGCGTATCTCGATCTGGGCGACCTCGCGTGGGACGACGCGGCGGCGTTCGGCCGCCGACTGAAGGCCGACATCGAGGCGGCGGCCGGCGTCGTCGCCTCCGTCGGCATCGCGCCGAACATGACGACCGCGAAACTCGCCTCCGACGCCGAGAAACCGGACGGACTCGTCGTCGTCCCGCCCGGCGAGGTCCGGGCGTTCCTCGATCCGATGGACGTCGCGGACCTCCACGGCGTCGGCCCGGTCACCGCGCGCGAACTGCGGGCGATGGGCCTGGAGACGGCCGGCGACGTCGCCGCCGCCGACGAATCGGCGCTGGTCGACGCCTTCGGCGAGCGCGGCCGGGACGTCCACGCCCAGGCCCGCGGCGAGGACGACCGCGAGGTCGAGCCGACGGGCCGCTCGAAGAGCCTCTCCAGCGAGTCGGCCTTCGTCGAGGCGACCGACGACCCCGAGGAGAAACGCGAGCGGGTCCGGGCGCTGGCAGCGGAGGTGGCCGACCGCGCTACCGCGAAGGGCGCCCTCTACAAGACCATCGGCATCAAGGTCGTCGAACCGCCCTTCGACGTCAACACCCGGGCGCGGTCGCTGTCGGGGCCGGTCGACGACCCCGACCTCCTCGAGGGCGTCGCCCTCGATTTGCTCTCGGAGTTCGAGGAGACGACCGTGCGGAAACTCGGCGTCCGGGTGTCGAAGCTCTCCTTCGCCGACCGCCGGCAGGCCAGCCTCGACGCCTGGGAGGGCGAGAGCGACGGCGATTGCGAAGGGAGTGGCATCCGGCGGCGCTACCGCCGGGACTCCGGGGGGCAGGTCGACCTCACGGAGTTCGAGTAG
- a CDS encoding acyltransferase, with the protein MGIDETARLENSTVGDAEIREYVTVHDSDVDDGVRIYERTSVKKSDIAGPTDVNANAYVENARLEPEVQVGPNAAVVGVTHDIDEAGMEFRNDVFDEVVLEAGAFVGAGAVVLPGVTVGEDAVVGAGVTVEENVPAGTVVRGGRRDDGA; encoded by the coding sequence ATGGGAATCGACGAGACCGCACGCCTCGAGAACTCGACCGTCGGCGACGCCGAAATCCGGGAGTACGTCACCGTCCACGACTCCGACGTCGACGACGGCGTCCGCATATACGAGCGGACCTCGGTGAAGAAGTCCGATATCGCGGGTCCGACCGACGTCAACGCCAACGCCTACGTCGAGAACGCACGCCTCGAACCGGAAGTGCAGGTCGGCCCGAACGCGGCCGTCGTCGGCGTCACTCACGACATCGACGAGGCGGGCATGGAGTTCCGCAACGACGTTTTCGACGAGGTCGTTCTCGAGGCGGGCGCGTTCGTCGGGGCCGGCGCTGTCGTACTGCCGGGGGTCACGGTCGGCGAGGACGCCGTCGTCGGTGCTGGCGTGACCGTCGAGGAGAACGTTCCGGCCGGGACCGTCGTCCGGGGGGGTCGACGAGACGACGGCGCATGA
- a CDS encoding ATP-binding protein, translating to MGEDKETIAIGEVSRGEDAGSPVELPVVDVLTGRSFVTGKSGSGKSNSASVICEKLLDQGYGILIVDIDGEYYGLKEEYEILHVGADEECDLRVNVEHAEKIAELALEQNVPIILDVSSFLDESEARELLTEVTKQLFAKEKKLKQPFLMLVEEVHEYIPEGGGMDECGRMLIKVGKRGRKHGLGIVGISQRPADVKKDFITQCDWLVWHRLTWNNDTKVVGRILGSDYADHIEEMDDGECFLQTDWDEAVRVVQFERKRTFDAGATPGLDDFERPELKSVSGDLLGELEEITEAQEQRENRIADLERELEKKEERIRDLERQLSEARDLKQMADRFSRAMMEQVTGRPLSAAPGRQSELEEAATGPVRRDPELEAELEAIQSGDQEPASTPVPDASESSGGNEETPEETVEEATETTDETDDGDDLLDQLAGVDGPDVAESSEEPESSVDSSSDASTGRDPETDPEPSTSATGEDDDAPPVGESLTDRLRREIAALEDVERAMLRHYREYGPATPQAAHAAAGGSGDRTAAYAANRSLRRRGLVEHAATGSHEYALPALVAEESVDPLSMDDGISETERDRIVRAVEASFVEDVEAPLSTPDEETGGTGDPGETAPGDESEGAGAWPEA from the coding sequence ATGGGCGAGGACAAGGAGACGATTGCCATCGGTGAGGTGAGTCGCGGTGAGGACGCCGGCAGCCCGGTCGAACTCCCGGTCGTGGACGTACTGACCGGCCGCTCGTTCGTCACCGGCAAGAGCGGTAGCGGCAAGTCCAACTCCGCGAGCGTCATCTGCGAGAAGTTGCTCGACCAGGGGTACGGCATCCTCATCGTCGACATCGACGGCGAGTACTACGGGCTGAAGGAGGAGTACGAAATCCTCCACGTCGGCGCCGACGAGGAGTGCGACCTGCGGGTCAACGTCGAGCACGCCGAGAAGATTGCCGAGTTGGCGCTCGAACAGAACGTCCCCATCATCCTCGACGTCTCCAGTTTCCTCGACGAGTCCGAGGCGCGCGAACTGCTGACCGAGGTGACGAAACAGCTGTTCGCAAAGGAGAAGAAGCTGAAGCAGCCGTTCCTGATGCTCGTCGAGGAGGTCCACGAGTACATCCCCGAGGGCGGCGGCATGGACGAGTGCGGCCGGATGCTCATCAAGGTGGGCAAGCGGGGCCGCAAGCACGGCCTCGGCATCGTCGGCATCAGCCAGCGACCGGCGGACGTCAAGAAGGACTTCATCACGCAGTGCGACTGGCTCGTCTGGCACCGCCTGACCTGGAACAACGACACCAAGGTGGTCGGCCGCATCCTCGGCAGCGACTACGCCGACCACATCGAGGAGATGGACGACGGCGAGTGCTTCCTGCAGACCGACTGGGACGAGGCGGTCCGGGTCGTCCAGTTCGAGCGCAAGCGGACCTTCGACGCCGGCGCGACGCCCGGTCTCGACGACTTCGAGCGACCCGAACTCAAGAGCGTCAGCGGCGACCTGCTGGGCGAACTCGAGGAGATCACCGAGGCCCAGGAACAGCGGGAGAACCGCATCGCCGACCTGGAGCGGGAACTCGAGAAGAAAGAGGAGCGTATCCGCGACCTGGAACGACAGCTCTCGGAGGCCCGTGACCTCAAGCAGATGGCCGACCGCTTCTCGCGGGCGATGATGGAGCAGGTGACGGGCCGGCCGCTGTCGGCCGCCCCCGGCCGGCAGAGCGAACTCGAGGAGGCCGCGACCGGCCCGGTCCGCCGGGACCCCGAACTCGAGGCCGAACTGGAGGCCATCCAGAGCGGCGACCAGGAACCGGCGTCGACGCCGGTACCCGACGCGAGCGAGTCGTCGGGCGGAAACGAGGAGACGCCGGAGGAGACCGTCGAGGAAGCGACGGAGACTACCGACGAGACCGACGACGGGGACGACCTGCTGGACCAACTCGCCGGCGTCGACGGTCCCGACGTTGCGGAATCCTCCGAAGAACCCGAATCGTCGGTCGATTCGTCGTCCGACGCCTCGACGGGGCGCGATCCCGAGACCGACCCCGAACCGTCGACCTCGGCGACCGGCGAGGACGACGACGCGCCGCCCGTCGGCGAGTCCCTGACCGACCGGTTGCGGCGGGAAATCGCGGCCCTCGAGGACGTCGAGCGAGCGATGCTCAGACACTACCGCGAGTACGGGCCGGCGACGCCGCAGGCGGCCCACGCCGCGGCCGGCGGGTCCGGCGACCGCACGGCCGCGTACGCCGCCAACCGGTCGCTGCGGCGGCGCGGTCTCGTCGAACACGCCGCGACCGGCAGCCACGAGTACGCCCTGCCCGCGCTCGTCGCCGAGGAGTCCGTCGACCCGCTGTCCATGGACGATGGAATCTCCGAGACAGAGCGGGACCGCATCGTCCGGGCCGTCGAGGCGTCGTTCGTCGAGGACGTCGAGGCGCCGCTGTCGACGCCGGACGAGGAGACGGGCGGGACTGGCGATCCCGGGGAGACCGCCCCGGGCGACGAAAGCGAGGGCGCCGGCGCCTGGCCGGAGGCCTGA
- the tpiA gene encoding triose-phosphate isomerase: protein MFVLVNLKAYPCDPVAVADAAAAVANDTGVRIAVAPQAAHLASVADTGVETWAQDISPVEHGSHTGSTLAEAAAEAGAAGTLLNHSERRRKLADIDGSLRAAERAGLETVVCANNPQQIAASAALEPDAVAVEPPALIGTGTPVSKADPEVVTDSVEAAAAVGDVPVLCGAGISTGEDLAAAAELGAEGVLLASGVAKADDPRAALEALVEPLA from the coding sequence ATGTTCGTCCTCGTCAATCTGAAGGCGTACCCCTGTGACCCCGTCGCGGTCGCCGACGCCGCGGCGGCGGTCGCAAACGACACCGGCGTCCGCATCGCGGTCGCGCCGCAGGCGGCCCACCTCGCGTCGGTCGCCGACACCGGCGTCGAGACGTGGGCCCAGGACATCTCGCCCGTCGAGCACGGCTCTCACACGGGGTCGACGCTCGCGGAGGCGGCCGCCGAGGCAGGCGCCGCCGGGACGCTCCTGAACCACTCCGAGCGCCGGCGCAAACTCGCCGATATCGACGGTAGCCTCCGGGCGGCCGAGCGGGCCGGCCTGGAGACGGTCGTCTGCGCGAACAATCCCCAACAGATCGCCGCGTCGGCGGCGCTGGAACCCGACGCCGTCGCCGTCGAACCGCCGGCACTCATCGGCACCGGCACGCCCGTCTCGAAGGCCGACCCCGAGGTCGTCACCGACTCCGTCGAGGCTGCGGCGGCCGTCGGCGACGTGCCCGTCCTCTGTGGCGCGGGCATCTCGACCGGGGAGGACCTCGCGGCGGCGGCGGAACTGGGCGCCGAGGGCGTCCTGCTGGCCTCCGGCGTCGCCAAGGCCGACGATCCCCGCGCCGCTCTCGAAGCGCTGGTCGAACCGCTGGCGTAG
- a CDS encoding DUF7511 domain-containing protein → MTTTGEDADAAGDEPATDARRPPITLESSLVRYDGDPDRRTIYPPGISSVARMSTWLSADSDAFVDLEDAR, encoded by the coding sequence ATGACAACCACGGGCGAGGACGCGGACGCCGCCGGCGACGAACCGGCGACGGACGCTCGCCGGCCACCGATAACGCTCGAATCCAGCCTCGTCAGGTACGACGGCGACCCCGACCGCCGGACGATATACCCGCCGGGAATCTCCTCCGTCGCGCGGATGTCGACATGGCTGAGCGCCGACAGCGACGCCTTCGTCGACCTCGAGGACGCACGCTGA
- a CDS encoding DUF47 domain-containing protein, with amino-acid sequence MVVRGLGTPMSGHEPAAVAVVQGRTELFLAEVRECVESLPSIVDSYRTDPAVFSERVAGLAAQESVCNEAARELRVAVSESAAADAFFYPAGQFLSLVAAIDGVANRAERVATELATIEPALSARCREALRRMAETAIRAFDALAAATTAYVEALATGGDTDAGVDSIERVRELESECDDTRRAALRMAFDDAPTAEALALRAVLHEADAVVDGMETVADSLDAMRATWL; translated from the coding sequence ATGGTCGTCCGCGGACTCGGGACGCCCATGTCCGGTCACGAACCGGCGGCCGTCGCCGTCGTCCAGGGGCGGACGGAACTGTTCCTGGCGGAGGTACGCGAGTGCGTCGAGTCGCTACCGAGCATCGTCGACAGTTATCGGACCGATCCGGCTGTCTTCTCCGAGCGAGTCGCGGGTCTCGCGGCCCAGGAGTCGGTCTGCAACGAGGCAGCGCGCGAACTCCGGGTCGCCGTCAGCGAGTCGGCGGCCGCCGACGCGTTCTTCTACCCGGCGGGGCAGTTCCTCTCGCTGGTCGCGGCCATCGACGGCGTCGCTAACCGGGCCGAGCGGGTCGCCACCGAACTGGCGACCATCGAGCCCGCACTGAGCGCGCGGTGCCGGGAGGCGCTCCGCCGGATGGCCGAGACCGCAATCCGGGCTTTCGACGCGCTGGCGGCCGCGACGACCGCCTACGTCGAGGCCCTGGCGACCGGCGGCGACACCGACGCCGGGGTCGACTCCATCGAGCGGGTCCGCGAACTCGAAAGCGAGTGCGACGACACCAGACGGGCCGCCCTCCGGATGGCGTTCGACGACGCTCCCACCGCCGAGGCGCTGGCGCTCCGGGCCGTCCTCCACGAGGCCGACGCCGTCGTCGACGGCATGGAGACGGTCGCCGATTCGCTCGACGCCATGCGGGCGACGTGGTTGTGA
- a CDS encoding multiprotein bridging factor aMBF1, whose product MVQCEMCGAETGSPKTVKIEGAELEVCDDCADFGTEVQTQDTSSTSTKYSTSSSSSSSSSASSGGSSGTGGGGGGGGSRRDMFDEMDEVVPDYDQRIRNARESEGLTQEELAKQLNEKASLIRKLERGDVLPSDKVQRKLEKALGISLSEGGGGDDSEWSSDSSTGGTTLGDVVKRKD is encoded by the coding sequence ATGGTCCAGTGTGAGATGTGCGGCGCCGAAACGGGGTCGCCGAAGACGGTCAAAATCGAGGGTGCGGAACTCGAGGTGTGCGACGACTGCGCCGACTTCGGCACGGAGGTCCAGACGCAGGACACCTCGTCGACGTCGACGAAGTACTCGACCTCCTCTTCGTCCTCGTCGTCTTCGTCCGCCTCGAGCGGCGGCTCGTCCGGCACTGGCGGCGGTGGCGGTGGCGGCGGGAGTCGCCGCGACATGTTCGACGAGATGGACGAGGTCGTTCCCGACTACGACCAGCGCATCCGCAACGCCCGCGAGAGCGAGGGCCTCACCCAGGAGGAACTCGCCAAACAGCTCAACGAGAAGGCGAGTCTCATCCGCAAACTCGAGCGGGGCGACGTCCTCCCGAGCGACAAGGTCCAGCGGAAACTCGAGAAGGCGCTTGGCATCTCGCTGTCGGAGGGCGGCGGCGGCGACGACAGCGAGTGGTCGAGCGACTCGTCCACCGGCGGCACCACGCTGGGCGACGTCGTCAAGCGGAAGGACTAG
- a CDS encoding CDP-alcohol phosphatidyltransferase family protein: protein MTLDRLRPVAERALDPFVTAADRVGLSPDGVSVLAFGFAVAAGAAYALAGQAVAGFGPDPLMYLVGAVFVFLNGWMDLLDGALARRQGTDSKAGDLLDHVIDRYADIVVVAGLAAGTGRYLLGFLAVTGVLMTSYLGTQAQAVGLDRVYGGVVGRADRLAAIGGVTAVAAVYREPLAGLSLVGWLLVFLAVVGHLTALQRFYYSMAAVE from the coding sequence ATGACGCTGGACAGACTCCGCCCGGTCGCCGAGCGCGCGCTGGACCCGTTCGTGACCGCCGCCGACCGGGTCGGTCTCTCGCCGGACGGCGTCAGCGTCCTCGCGTTCGGGTTCGCCGTCGCCGCCGGCGCCGCCTACGCGCTCGCGGGGCAGGCCGTCGCCGGGTTCGGCCCCGACCCGCTCATGTACCTCGTCGGCGCCGTCTTCGTCTTCCTGAACGGCTGGATGGACCTGCTGGACGGCGCCCTCGCCCGCCGGCAGGGCACCGACTCGAAGGCAGGCGACCTGCTCGACCACGTCATCGACCGCTACGCCGACATCGTGGTCGTGGCCGGCCTGGCCGCCGGCACGGGCCGCTACCTGCTCGGGTTCCTGGCCGTCACGGGCGTCCTGATGACCTCCTACCTCGGGACGCAGGCGCAGGCGGTCGGGCTGGACCGCGTCTACGGCGGCGTCGTCGGCCGGGCCGACCGCCTGGCCGCCATCGGCGGCGTCACCGCCGTCGCCGCTGTCTACCGGGAGCCGCTGGCCGGCCTGTCGCTCGTCGGCTGGCTGCTCGTCTTCCTCGCCGTCGTCGGCCACCTGACCGCGCTGCAGCGGTTCTACTACTCGATGGCCGCCGTCGAGTAG
- a CDS encoding adenylate kinase family protein, translating into MRVAVTGTPGTGKTTATDRADTDLDVVHLNELIREEGLATGEDDERDSLVADLEAVETRLADREDVLVESHLAHHLAVDRVVVLRCRPAELRERLLDRGESEAKATENAEAEALDVVLSEAVDAHGLDSVYEIDTTDRSPEAVAADLEAAIAGRREPSAGEVDFTDHL; encoded by the coding sequence ATGAGGGTCGCCGTCACCGGCACCCCGGGGACGGGGAAGACGACGGCCACCGACCGGGCCGACACCGACCTCGACGTCGTCCACCTCAACGAACTGATCCGGGAGGAGGGTCTGGCGACCGGCGAGGACGACGAGCGGGACAGTCTGGTCGCCGACCTGGAGGCGGTCGAGACACGCCTCGCCGACCGCGAGGACGTCCTCGTCGAGTCGCACCTGGCCCATCACCTCGCCGTCGACCGGGTGGTGGTGTTGCGGTGTCGCCCGGCCGAACTGCGCGAGCGACTGCTCGACCGCGGCGAGAGCGAGGCCAAGGCCACGGAGAACGCCGAGGCCGAGGCGCTGGACGTCGTCCTCTCGGAGGCGGTCGACGCCCACGGTCTCGATTCGGTCTACGAGATAGACACGACGGACCGCTCGCCCGAGGCGGTCGCCGCCGACCTGGAGGCCGCGATTGCCGGGCGCCGCGAGCCGTCGGCCGGGGAGGTGGATTTCACCGACCACCTATGA
- the hisC gene encoding histidinol-phosphate transaminase — MQPRDLSAHVAYEAGRGVEEVARELGLDPGELVKLSSNENPFGPAPAAVEAIRETAAAAHTYPKSAATDLRERLADEWAVVPSQIWLANGGDGALDYLARAMLLPGEAVLVPAPGFAYYAMSARYHHGVVESYPLEKADEFAQTPETVLPHYDGERIVYLTSPHNPTGSEVTLSTVETIAEETDEETLVVVDEAYGEFSDRPSATGLVEERDDVAVLRTFSKAYGLAGVRLGYAIVPEAWADAYARVNTPFAASEISCRAGLAALDDEHHVERTVETARWAREYMDEHLACPTYDSAGNFVLCEVGDGTAVAEAAKREGVIVRDTTSFGLPECVRVTCGTREGTRRAVEVLNDVA; from the coding sequence ATGCAACCACGGGACCTGTCGGCGCACGTCGCCTACGAGGCCGGCCGCGGCGTCGAGGAGGTCGCCCGCGAACTGGGGCTCGACCCCGGGGAACTCGTGAAACTCTCCTCCAACGAGAACCCGTTCGGCCCGGCCCCGGCGGCCGTCGAGGCGATACGCGAGACGGCGGCGGCGGCCCACACCTACCCCAAGTCGGCGGCGACCGACCTCCGGGAACGGCTGGCCGACGAGTGGGCGGTCGTGCCGTCCCAGATATGGCTCGCCAACGGCGGCGACGGCGCCCTCGACTACCTCGCTCGCGCGATGCTGCTGCCGGGCGAGGCAGTCCTGGTCCCCGCCCCCGGGTTCGCCTACTACGCGATGAGCGCCCGCTACCACCACGGCGTCGTCGAGTCCTACCCCCTCGAGAAGGCCGACGAGTTCGCCCAGACGCCCGAGACGGTGCTTCCCCACTACGACGGCGAGCGCATCGTCTACCTGACGAGTCCCCACAACCCCACCGGCAGCGAGGTGACGCTGTCGACCGTCGAGACGATTGCCGAGGAGACCGACGAGGAGACTCTCGTCGTGGTCGACGAGGCCTACGGCGAGTTCTCCGACCGGCCCTCCGCGACCGGCCTCGTAGAGGAGCGCGACGATGTGGCGGTCCTGCGGACGTTCTCGAAGGCCTACGGCCTCGCCGGGGTCCGCCTGGGCTACGCCATCGTCCCGGAGGCGTGGGCCGACGCCTACGCCCGGGTGAACACGCCGTTCGCGGCCTCCGAGATCTCCTGTCGGGCCGGCCTCGCGGCCCTCGACGACGAGCACCACGTCGAGAGGACCGTCGAGACCGCACGCTGGGCTCGGGAGTACATGGACGAGCACCTGGCCTGTCCGACCTACGACAGCGCCGGCAACTTCGTCCTCTGCGAGGTCGGGGACGGCACCGCGGTCGCCGAGGCCGCAAAGCGCGAGGGCGTCATCGTCCGGGACACCACCTCCTTCGGCCTGCCGGAGTGCGTCCGGGTCACCTGCGGGACCCGCGAGGGGACCCGACGCGCCGTGGAGGTGTTGAACGACGTCGCATGA
- a CDS encoding NADH-ubiquinone oxidoreductase-F iron-sulfur binding region domain-containing protein, whose product MTESPGPTDEGPTVRVAVGGPDAEIDGPDHGGTLLETARQRSDRTEVVETGLTGAAGGPHVFVSVGGRTALHGAVTDATVTRIVDACERGDLPEGGVVATAEDGEVPWPSAGPLSAGCRRVLDGFGWHPPDAVADPVAPRVREDPEAALATARKVGFRGRGRADVTADEAVADAWERARSADGEAVVVVHANDADPAARADRLCCAAAPGRVADAADAVAEIVGAEDVVAFAPASDGTLRDRLAAVDGWEIATAEGSFRVGEPTMALEALEGADRVEARRRPPGPEEWGLYGRPTLVHTPRTLLGLAELWRDPGAFDAGAVDPGTRLVSVGGDVPEPAVVEVPTDASLSVALGAVKTPESPRFVVGGRFGGLTRSLDVPASGPALAAAGLGTEGVLEALDSERCVVAAVGERAAFAREENCGRCVPCREGSKQLHEALRAVYDGSFEADEIRELSRVMATTSLCDFGETAARPVRTALAEFESEFRAHAEGRCPAGACEGLT is encoded by the coding sequence ATGACGGAGTCACCCGGCCCGACCGACGAGGGACCGACCGTTCGCGTGGCAGTCGGTGGCCCAGACGCGGAAATCGACGGTCCCGACCACGGCGGCACGCTCCTCGAAACCGCACGCCAGCGGTCTGACCGGACGGAAGTCGTCGAGACGGGACTGACGGGCGCCGCCGGCGGGCCGCACGTCTTCGTGTCGGTCGGCGGCCGAACGGCACTGCACGGCGCCGTCACCGACGCGACAGTAACACGCATCGTCGACGCCTGCGAGCGCGGCGACCTGCCGGAGGGAGGCGTCGTAGCGACCGCAGAGGACGGCGAAGTTCCGTGGCCGTCGGCGGGACCGCTGTCGGCCGGGTGCCGCCGCGTTCTCGACGGCTTCGGGTGGCACCCGCCGGACGCCGTGGCCGACCCCGTCGCCCCGCGGGTCCGGGAGGACCCCGAGGCGGCGCTTGCGACCGCCCGCAAGGTCGGGTTCCGGGGGCGTGGGCGGGCCGACGTCACCGCCGACGAGGCCGTCGCGGACGCCTGGGAACGCGCCCGGAGTGCGGACGGCGAGGCGGTCGTCGTCGTCCACGCCAACGACGCCGACCCCGCCGCCCGCGCCGACCGGCTCTGCTGTGCGGCCGCTCCCGGACGGGTCGCGGACGCCGCCGACGCCGTCGCCGAGATCGTCGGCGCCGAGGACGTGGTCGCCTTCGCGCCGGCGTCGGACGGGACGCTCCGGGACCGACTCGCGGCGGTCGACGGCTGGGAGATCGCGACCGCCGAGGGGTCGTTCCGCGTCGGCGAGCCGACGATGGCGCTGGAGGCGCTGGAGGGCGCCGACCGGGTCGAGGCTCGCCGGCGTCCCCCCGGTCCAGAGGAGTGGGGACTGTACGGCCGCCCGACGCTGGTGCACACGCCACGGACGCTGCTGGGGCTGGCGGAGTTGTGGCGCGACCCCGGCGCCTTCGACGCCGGCGCGGTCGACCCCGGGACCCGCCTGGTCTCCGTCGGCGGCGACGTGCCGGAACCGGCCGTCGTCGAGGTACCGACCGACGCCTCGCTGTCGGTCGCGCTCGGCGCCGTCAAGACGCCCGAATCCCCCCGGTTCGTCGTCGGCGGACGGTTCGGCGGGCTGACCCGCTCGCTCGACGTGCCCGCGAGCGGACCGGCGCTCGCCGCCGCCGGTCTCGGCACCGAGGGCGTCCTCGAGGCCCTCGACTCGGAGCGGTGTGTCGTCGCGGCGGTCGGCGAGCGGGCCGCGTTCGCCCGCGAGGAGAACTGCGGCCGGTGCGTCCCGTGTCGGGAGGGGTCGAAACAGCTCCACGAGGCGCTGCGGGCGGTCTACGACGGGTCGTTCGAGGCCGACGAAATCCGGGAGTTGAGCCGCGTGATGGCGACCACGAGCCTCTGTGACTTCGGCGAGACGGCCGCGCGCCCGGTCCGGACCGCGCTCGCGGAGTTCGAAAGCGAGTTCCGCGCCCACGCGGAGGGGCGCTGTCCCGCGGGTGCCTGCGAGGGGCTGACATGA